A genomic segment from Alistipes senegalensis JC50 encodes:
- a CDS encoding OPT family oligopeptide transporter, protein MEQDKQLTSLPENAYRELKPGEEYTPVMPASSNPKEVTPYSVTMGVIMAIVFSAAAAFLGLKVGQVFEAAIPIAIIAVGMGSVLGKKNMLGQNVIIQSIGASSGVIVAGAIFTLPALYILGLDAAFWQVFLSSLFGGLLGIVLLIPFRKYFVKEMHGKYPFPEATATTEVLVSGEKGGSQAKLLAVAGLVGGLYDFAVGTFGLWTESVSTRICAWGAVAADKFKVVFGLNTSAAVLGLGYIIGLKYAMIITAGSCLVWFVIVPVVGSLAEAVDPAAMISLLGVTRADILADPQSIFTAENLFAFIGKPIGIGGIAMAGIIGIIRQSKIIRQAVGLAVSEFGGGKGSAEIAERTQRDLSMKRILTILIATLVSVFVFFHFGLLGGDWTQSLTAILIVFVIAFLFTTVAANAIAIVGTNPVSGMTLMTLILASLVLVSVGLSGTTGMTAALVIGGVVCTALSMAGGFITDLKIGYWLGTTPKKQEAWKFLGTFVAAATVAGVMIILNKSYGFVGEGALVAPQANAMAAVIQPLMTGGQTPWMLYFCGAALALVLTSIGIPALAFALGMFIPMELNAPLVVGGLVAWFVSNRSKDEGLNKARFDRGTLIASGFIAGGALMGVVSAVLKFAGVDWFLSGWAASNAAEWVGLAMYLVLIGYMAWHTIKAKSEK, encoded by the coding sequence ATGGAACAGGACAAGCAACTCACCTCGCTGCCCGAAAACGCCTACCGCGAACTCAAACCGGGCGAAGAGTACACGCCCGTGATGCCCGCCTCGTCGAACCCGAAGGAGGTGACGCCCTACTCGGTCACGATGGGCGTCATCATGGCCATCGTCTTCTCGGCCGCCGCGGCCTTCCTCGGCCTCAAGGTCGGGCAGGTCTTCGAAGCCGCCATCCCCATCGCCATCATCGCCGTAGGCATGGGCTCGGTGCTGGGCAAGAAGAACATGCTGGGACAGAACGTCATCATCCAGTCGATCGGCGCCTCGTCGGGCGTGATCGTCGCCGGAGCGATCTTCACCCTTCCGGCCCTCTACATCCTGGGGCTCGACGCCGCCTTCTGGCAAGTGTTCCTTTCGTCGCTGTTCGGCGGACTGCTGGGCATCGTGCTGCTGATCCCCTTCCGCAAATACTTCGTCAAGGAGATGCACGGCAAATACCCCTTCCCCGAGGCCACGGCGACCACCGAAGTCCTCGTCTCGGGCGAGAAGGGCGGATCGCAGGCCAAACTGCTGGCCGTCGCGGGCCTCGTGGGCGGTCTCTACGACTTCGCGGTCGGCACGTTCGGCCTCTGGACCGAGTCGGTCTCGACGCGCATCTGCGCATGGGGCGCCGTCGCCGCCGACAAATTCAAGGTGGTCTTCGGCCTCAACACCTCGGCCGCCGTGCTGGGACTGGGCTACATCATCGGCCTGAAATACGCCATGATCATCACCGCCGGATCGTGCCTCGTGTGGTTCGTGATCGTCCCGGTGGTGGGCTCGCTGGCCGAAGCCGTCGATCCCGCCGCGATGATCTCGCTGTTAGGCGTGACGCGCGCCGACATCCTCGCCGACCCGCAGTCGATCTTCACGGCCGAGAACCTCTTCGCATTCATCGGCAAGCCCATCGGCATCGGCGGCATCGCTATGGCGGGCATCATCGGCATCATCCGCCAGTCGAAGATCATCCGTCAGGCCGTGGGCCTCGCGGTCTCGGAGTTCGGAGGCGGCAAAGGCTCCGCCGAGATCGCCGAGCGCACGCAACGCGACCTTTCGATGAAGCGCATCCTCACGATCCTGATCGCCACGCTCGTCTCGGTCTTCGTCTTCTTCCACTTCGGACTGCTGGGCGGCGACTGGACCCAGTCGCTGACGGCGATCCTGATCGTCTTCGTCATCGCGTTCCTCTTCACCACCGTGGCGGCCAACGCCATCGCCATCGTGGGCACCAACCCCGTCTCGGGCATGACGCTGATGACGCTGATCCTCGCGTCGCTGGTATTGGTGAGCGTGGGTCTGAGCGGCACGACGGGCATGACCGCCGCGCTGGTGATCGGCGGCGTGGTCTGCACGGCCCTGTCGATGGCCGGAGGCTTCATCACCGACCTCAAGATCGGCTACTGGCTGGGCACCACGCCCAAGAAGCAGGAGGCATGGAAATTCCTCGGCACGTTCGTTGCTGCGGCGACGGTGGCCGGGGTGATGATCATCCTCAACAAATCCTACGGATTCGTGGGCGAAGGCGCGCTGGTGGCCCCGCAGGCCAACGCTATGGCGGCCGTCATCCAGCCGCTGATGACCGGCGGACAGACCCCGTGGATGCTCTACTTCTGCGGTGCTGCGCTGGCGCTGGTGCTCACGTCGATCGGCATTCCGGCCCTCGCGTTCGCGCTGGGCATGTTCATCCCCATGGAGCTGAACGCCCCGCTGGTGGTGGGCGGACTGGTGGCGTGGTTCGTCTCGAACCGCTCGAAGGACGAAGGGCTGAACAAGGCCCGCTTCGACCGGGGTACGCTCATCGCTTCGGGATTCATCGCCGGCGGCGCGCTGATGGGCGTGGTGAGCGCCGTGCTGAAATTCGCCGGCGTGGACTGGTTCCTCTCGGGCTGGGCCGCATCGAACGCCGCCGAATGGGTGGGTCTGGCCATGTACCTCGTGCTGATCGGCTACATGGCCTGGCACACGATTAAAGCAAAAAGTGAAAAATGA
- the pepT gene encoding peptidase T — MELKERFLKYVSYDTQSDENSTTFPSTEKQKVLLAALRDEMEALGMTEVTMDQYGYVMGTIPATAGCGNAPVIGFIAHVDTSPDMSGKEVKPRVIEEYDGGDIALNGQLTMKVSEFPELAFFKGHTLIHTDGTTLLGADDKAGVAEIMTAAEYLLTHPEVKHGKIRIGFTPDEEVGRGVDFFDVKAFGADFAYTVDGGMEGELEYENFNAASAKIEIQGRNVHPGYAKAKMINAIDVACELQTMLPAAERPQHTEGYEGFYHCVGVNGTVERASLSYIIRDHDAEKFEQKKVFMWACVDLLKKKYGDEVLTLTLKDQYYNMRKMVEPHPQVIDKALRAMEMAGVKPLVRPIRGGTDGARLSFMGLPCPNLFTGGMNFHGKFEYCSLTTMRKAQQVILNLTSLWAN; from the coding sequence ATGGAACTCAAAGAACGTTTTCTGAAATACGTATCGTACGACACGCAGTCGGACGAAAACAGCACGACATTCCCCTCGACCGAGAAGCAGAAGGTCCTTCTGGCGGCCCTGCGCGACGAGATGGAAGCCCTCGGCATGACCGAGGTGACGATGGACCAGTACGGCTACGTGATGGGCACGATCCCTGCCACGGCGGGGTGCGGGAACGCCCCCGTGATCGGCTTCATCGCCCACGTGGACACCTCGCCCGACATGAGCGGCAAGGAGGTGAAACCCCGCGTGATCGAGGAGTACGACGGCGGCGACATCGCCCTGAACGGCCAGCTGACGATGAAGGTTTCGGAGTTCCCGGAGCTGGCCTTCTTCAAAGGGCACACGCTGATCCACACCGACGGCACGACGCTGCTGGGCGCCGACGACAAGGCGGGCGTGGCGGAGATCATGACCGCCGCGGAATATCTGCTGACGCACCCCGAGGTGAAACACGGAAAGATCCGCATCGGCTTCACGCCCGACGAGGAGGTGGGCCGGGGCGTGGATTTCTTCGACGTGAAAGCCTTCGGCGCCGATTTCGCCTACACCGTTGACGGCGGCATGGAAGGCGAACTGGAATACGAGAACTTCAACGCCGCGAGCGCGAAGATCGAGATTCAGGGCCGCAACGTCCACCCGGGCTACGCCAAGGCGAAGATGATCAACGCCATCGACGTGGCGTGCGAACTGCAAACGATGCTGCCCGCCGCCGAGCGTCCGCAGCACACCGAGGGCTACGAAGGTTTCTACCACTGCGTCGGTGTGAACGGCACGGTGGAGAGGGCTTCGCTGAGCTACATCATCCGCGACCACGACGCCGAGAAGTTCGAGCAGAAGAAGGTCTTCATGTGGGCCTGCGTCGATCTGCTGAAAAAGAAATACGGCGACGAGGTGCTGACCCTCACGCTCAAAGACCAGTATTACAACATGCGCAAGATGGTCGAGCCGCATCCGCAGGTGATCGACAAGGCGTTGCGGGCGATGGAGATGGCCGGCGTGAAGCCCCTCGTGCGGCCCATCCGCGGCGGCACCGACGGCGCACGCCTCTCGTTCATGGGCCTGCCGTGCCCCAACCTCTTCACCGGAGGCATGAACTTCCACGGCAAGTTCGAATACTGCTCGCTCACGACGATGCGCAAGGCCCAGCAGGTGATTCTGAACCTGACAAGCCTGTGGGCTAATTAA
- a CDS encoding NAD(+) synthase: protein MDSFGFLKVAAAIPHLRVGDCDYNAERMAAMAEEAARRGVEIAAFPELGVTAYTCGDLVLQSTLLDAADEALERLVRATRKLPLTLIAGAPLRHGSALYNCAVVFTQGKVLGVVPKTYIPNYGEFYENRWFASGAGISDEHIAVAGQQADFGADLTFEVNGAEFGVELCEDLWSAVPPSSQLALNGAKVIFNLSASPEAAGKHAYLRQLVAQQSARTIAAYVYCSAGFGESTTDLVFAGNGIVAENGTILREAERFSPEEQLVVADVDLERLAFERRRNTSFRMNEGATENTVIEMEIPEGLRGVVLDRDIDPMPFVPKDEAHRSERCEEIFRIQSHGLAQRMVHTRAGKAVVGISGGLDSTLALLVTARTFDFLKMDRAGIIGITMPGFGTTDRTYNNALELMRGLGVTIREIPIRDACTQHFRDIGLDPDDRGAAYENAQARERTQILMDVANMEGGLVVGTGDLSELALGWATYNGDQMSMYGVNASVPKTLVRHLVKWAADTERDAATRATLLDIIDTPVSPELLPADAEGKITQKTEDLVGPYELHDFFLYNFLRAGYGPAKILLLAEQAFEGSYDRATILKWLTVFVRRFFTQQFKRSAMPDGPKVGSVSLSPRGDWRMPSDASAAAWLREVEEL, encoded by the coding sequence ATGGATTCCTTTGGATTTCTGAAAGTGGCCGCGGCGATCCCGCATCTGCGGGTCGGCGACTGCGACTACAACGCCGAGCGCATGGCGGCGATGGCCGAGGAGGCCGCCCGGCGGGGCGTCGAGATCGCGGCATTCCCCGAACTGGGCGTGACGGCCTACACGTGCGGCGACCTCGTGCTGCAATCCACGCTGCTCGACGCGGCCGACGAAGCGCTGGAACGCCTCGTGCGCGCCACGCGCAAACTCCCCCTCACGCTGATCGCCGGGGCCCCCCTGCGCCACGGATCGGCGCTCTACAACTGCGCCGTGGTCTTCACGCAGGGCAAGGTGCTGGGCGTGGTCCCCAAGACCTACATCCCGAACTACGGCGAATTCTACGAAAACCGCTGGTTCGCCTCGGGAGCCGGGATTTCGGACGAACACATCGCCGTCGCGGGCCAGCAGGCCGACTTCGGCGCCGACCTCACGTTCGAGGTCAACGGCGCGGAGTTCGGCGTCGAGCTCTGCGAGGACCTCTGGAGCGCCGTGCCGCCCTCGTCGCAGCTGGCGCTGAATGGCGCGAAGGTGATCTTCAACCTCTCGGCCTCGCCCGAGGCGGCGGGCAAGCACGCCTACCTGCGGCAGCTGGTCGCCCAGCAGTCGGCCCGCACGATCGCGGCCTACGTCTACTGCTCGGCAGGCTTCGGCGAATCCACCACCGACCTCGTGTTCGCCGGCAACGGCATCGTCGCCGAGAACGGCACGATCCTGCGCGAAGCCGAACGCTTCTCGCCCGAGGAACAGTTGGTCGTCGCCGACGTGGACCTCGAACGGCTGGCGTTCGAACGCCGCCGCAACACCTCGTTCCGCATGAACGAAGGGGCCACGGAGAACACCGTGATCGAGATGGAGATACCCGAGGGGCTCCGCGGCGTGGTCCTCGACCGCGACATCGACCCGATGCCGTTCGTCCCGAAGGACGAGGCGCACCGCAGCGAACGCTGCGAGGAGATCTTCCGGATACAGTCGCACGGACTGGCGCAGCGGATGGTCCACACCCGCGCCGGAAAAGCCGTCGTCGGCATCTCGGGCGGGCTGGATTCGACCCTCGCCCTGCTCGTGACGGCCCGCACGTTCGATTTCCTGAAAATGGACCGCGCGGGGATCATCGGCATCACGATGCCGGGCTTCGGCACCACCGACCGCACCTACAACAACGCGCTGGAGCTGATGCGCGGGCTGGGAGTCACGATCCGCGAAATCCCCATCCGCGACGCCTGCACGCAGCACTTCCGGGACATCGGCCTCGATCCCGACGACCGGGGCGCGGCGTACGAGAACGCCCAGGCCCGCGAACGCACGCAAATACTGATGGACGTGGCCAACATGGAAGGCGGACTGGTGGTCGGCACGGGCGACCTTTCGGAACTGGCGCTGGGCTGGGCGACCTACAACGGCGACCAGATGTCGATGTACGGCGTCAACGCCTCGGTTCCCAAGACGCTGGTGCGCCACCTCGTGAAGTGGGCCGCCGACACGGAACGAGACGCCGCGACGCGCGCCACGCTGCTGGACATCATCGACACGCCGGTCAGCCCCGAACTGCTTCCGGCCGACGCCGAAGGGAAGATCACCCAGAAGACCGAAGACCTCGTGGGCCCCTACGAGCTCCACGACTTCTTCCTTTACAATTTCCTGCGCGCGGGTTACGGTCCTGCGAAAATCCTGCTGCTGGCCGAGCAGGCTTTCGAGGGGAGCTACGACCGTGCGACCATCCTGAAGTGGCTCACGGTCTTCGTCCGCCGCTTCTTCACCCAACAGTTCAAACGCTCGGCCATGCCCGACGGCCCGAAAGTCGGTTCCGTGTCGCTCTCGCCCCGCGGCGACTGGCGCATGCCCTCCGACGCCTCGGCGGCGGCATGGCTCCGGGAAGTCGAAGAATTATGA
- a CDS encoding DUF4923 family protein, producing MNMKRTLLLAASLLLLAGTASAQDWKDALKKAATAAADKITDGKLTQYALAGTWNYTGPGVKFEGGDLASELGGAALETTVVKQLEKAYALAGLKAGAGTFTFERDSDDFSATLGKHKLTGTYEYDAETHVVTLHFAKGKINLGSVPGHAYISGTELVLVFPVTRLVEMMTALGSRISSLSTAAALLSKYKDVYVGFAFSK from the coding sequence ATGAATATGAAAAGAACCCTCTTGCTTGCAGCGTCCCTGCTCCTGCTCGCCGGCACGGCTTCGGCGCAGGACTGGAAAGACGCGCTGAAAAAAGCCGCCACGGCGGCCGCCGACAAGATCACCGACGGCAAACTCACCCAGTATGCGCTGGCTGGCACGTGGAACTACACGGGCCCGGGCGTCAAGTTCGAAGGCGGGGACCTCGCCTCGGAACTCGGCGGCGCAGCCCTCGAAACCACGGTCGTCAAACAGCTGGAAAAAGCCTATGCGCTGGCCGGACTCAAAGCCGGCGCCGGAACGTTCACCTTCGAACGCGACAGCGACGATTTCTCGGCGACGCTGGGCAAGCACAAACTCACGGGAACCTACGAATACGACGCCGAGACGCACGTCGTGACGCTCCATTTCGCCAAGGGCAAGATCAACCTGGGATCGGTGCCGGGCCACGCCTATATCAGCGGCACTGAACTGGTGCTGGTCTTTCCGGTCACGCGGCTCGTGGAGATGATGACCGCCCTCGGCAGCCGGATATCCTCGCTCTCGACGGCCGCCGCCCTGCTGTCGAAGTACAAGGATGTTTACGTCGGGTTCGCCTTTTCCAAGTGA
- the gdhA gene encoding NADP-specific glutamate dehydrogenase produces the protein MNEQARQYVEDFMARLIARNPGEPEFHQAVREVAESLAPHIVASPILQKMKVLERIAEPERVIIFRVPWLNDKGEIEINRGYRIQMNSAIGPYKGGIRFHPSVNLSILKFLAFEQTFKNSLTTLPMGGGKGGSDFNPKGKSDNEVMRFCQSFMTELQRHIGQDTDVPAGDIGVGGREIGFMFGQYKRLRDEFTGTLTGKGRDWGGSPLRPEATGYGTCYFAQEMLATRNDSFEGKTVCISGSGNVAQYACQKATELGAKVVTLSDSSGYIHDPEGISSEKLEYVMELKNIFRGRIKEYAEKYPSATYYPGERPWGVKCDIAMPCATQNELNGDEAQALVDNGCICVAEGANMPSTPEAIRIFQQHKLLYAPGKAANAGGVATSGLEMTQNSIRLTWSPEEVDAKLKSIMQNIHSVCVHYGTQPDGYINYVVGANIGGFMKVANAMLAQGCV, from the coding sequence ATGAACGAGCAAGCCCGACAGTACGTCGAAGATTTCATGGCCCGGCTCATCGCCCGCAATCCCGGTGAACCGGAGTTCCACCAGGCCGTCCGCGAGGTGGCCGAATCGCTGGCACCGCACATCGTCGCCAGCCCGATCCTGCAAAAGATGAAGGTGCTGGAACGCATCGCAGAGCCCGAGCGCGTCATCATCTTCCGCGTGCCGTGGCTCAACGACAAAGGCGAAATCGAGATCAACCGCGGCTACCGCATCCAGATGAACAGCGCCATCGGCCCCTACAAGGGCGGCATCCGTTTCCACCCCTCGGTCAACCTCTCGATCCTGAAGTTCCTGGCCTTCGAGCAGACCTTCAAGAACAGCCTCACGACCCTCCCGATGGGCGGCGGCAAGGGCGGTTCGGACTTCAACCCCAAGGGCAAGTCCGACAACGAGGTGATGCGCTTCTGCCAGTCGTTCATGACCGAATTGCAGCGCCACATCGGTCAGGACACCGACGTTCCGGCAGGCGACATCGGCGTCGGAGGCCGTGAAATCGGCTTCATGTTCGGCCAGTACAAACGTCTGCGCGACGAATTCACCGGCACGCTCACCGGCAAGGGCCGCGACTGGGGCGGCAGCCCGCTGCGCCCCGAAGCCACGGGCTACGGAACCTGCTATTTCGCCCAGGAGATGCTCGCCACGCGCAACGACTCGTTCGAGGGCAAGACCGTCTGCATCTCGGGTTCGGGCAACGTCGCCCAGTACGCCTGCCAGAAGGCCACCGAACTCGGCGCCAAGGTCGTGACGCTCTCCGACTCGTCGGGCTACATTCACGACCCCGAAGGCATCAGCTCCGAGAAACTGGAATATGTCATGGAGCTGAAGAACATCTTCCGCGGCCGCATCAAGGAGTACGCCGAAAAATACCCGTCGGCCACCTACTACCCCGGCGAGCGTCCGTGGGGCGTGAAATGCGACATCGCCATGCCGTGCGCCACGCAGAACGAGCTGAACGGCGACGAGGCTCAGGCGCTGGTTGACAACGGCTGCATCTGCGTCGCCGAGGGAGCCAACATGCCCTCGACGCCCGAAGCCATCCGCATCTTCCAGCAGCACAAGCTGCTCTATGCTCCGGGCAAGGCGGCCAACGCCGGCGGCGTAGCCACCTCGGGACTCGAAATGACCCAGAACTCGATTCGCCTCACCTGGTCACCCGAAGAGGTCGATGCCAAGCTGAAATCCATCATGCAAAACATCCACTCGGTCTGCGTGCACTACGGCACCCAGCCCGACGGCTATATCAACTACGTTGTGGGCGCCAACATCGGCGGCTTCATGAAGGTAGCCAACGCCATGCTCGCACAGGGCTGCGTCTGA
- a CDS encoding patatin-like phospholipase family protein, whose product MKKRKVALVLAGGGARGVAHIGAIEELESQGFEISAVAGTSMGALVGGVYASGHLEPFKQWLCELDKYKVFSLVDFALSTEGLVKGDRVMNAMKELVPDVEIERMPVPFAAVAADLLTGREVVLDRGGLYDAIRASISIPSVFKPVHRDGQVLIDGGTVNPLPLNRVHREKGDMLVGVDVSAPFASPAPKTKVSLNYYKVLIASSEIMQQHIARLMCRLHKPDILVEMPADSYGIFEFYRSKELIEAGRAAMRAALERAAVEA is encoded by the coding sequence ATGAAGAAAAGAAAAGTGGCGCTGGTGCTGGCCGGCGGCGGGGCGCGGGGAGTGGCCCATATCGGAGCTATCGAAGAGTTGGAAAGTCAGGGTTTCGAGATCAGCGCCGTCGCCGGTACGTCGATGGGCGCGCTGGTCGGGGGCGTCTATGCCTCGGGGCATCTCGAACCTTTCAAGCAATGGTTGTGCGAACTCGACAAATACAAGGTTTTCAGTCTGGTGGACTTCGCCCTGAGCACCGAGGGGCTGGTCAAGGGCGACCGCGTGATGAATGCCATGAAGGAGCTGGTTCCGGATGTGGAGATCGAGCGGATGCCCGTGCCGTTCGCGGCCGTGGCGGCCGATCTGCTCACGGGGCGCGAAGTGGTGCTGGACCGCGGCGGGCTGTACGACGCCATCCGGGCTTCGATCTCGATCCCTTCGGTCTTCAAGCCCGTGCACCGCGACGGGCAGGTGCTGATCGACGGCGGTACGGTCAACCCGCTGCCGCTGAACCGCGTGCACCGCGAGAAGGGCGACATGCTGGTGGGCGTGGATGTCAGCGCTCCGTTTGCCTCTCCCGCGCCGAAAACCAAGGTGTCGCTCAATTACTACAAGGTGCTGATCGCCTCGTCGGAGATCATGCAGCAGCATATCGCCCGGCTGATGTGCCGGCTTCATAAACCCGACATCCTGGTCGAGATGCCTGCCGACAGCTACGGCATTTTCGAATTCTACCGTTCGAAAGAACTGATCGAGGCGGGACGCGCGGCGATGCGCGCGGCGCTCGAACGTGCGGCGGTCGAGGCTTGA
- a CDS encoding 5-formyltetrahydrofolate cyclo-ligase has protein sequence MTKKELRAAMRRKNLGITPSERAAASGRIFARAELSEAFGRARTVGVFCSLADEPDTSEALARWSATGRRLAVPRVEGDVMRFYEYDPRTMRPGAFGIAEPGPEARLCEPRELDLVIVPGTAFTAAGARMGRGRGYYDKYLAQPEVHAVKIGVCYAHQLVGELPSEPHDVAMDCVITD, from the coding sequence ATGACCAAAAAAGAACTGCGCGCCGCGATGCGCCGAAAGAACCTCGGGATCACTCCGTCGGAGCGGGCCGCGGCGTCGGGGCGTATTTTCGCCCGGGCGGAGCTTTCGGAGGCTTTCGGCAGGGCCCGCACGGTGGGTGTTTTCTGTTCGCTGGCCGACGAGCCGGACACGTCGGAGGCGCTGGCGCGGTGGTCCGCGACCGGTCGTCGGCTGGCCGTGCCGCGCGTCGAGGGCGACGTGATGCGGTTTTATGAATACGATCCCCGGACGATGCGTCCGGGGGCCTTCGGCATTGCCGAACCGGGGCCGGAGGCACGGCTGTGCGAGCCCCGGGAACTGGATCTGGTGATCGTTCCCGGCACGGCGTTCACCGCCGCGGGAGCCCGGATGGGCCGCGGGCGCGGCTACTACGACAAATACCTCGCGCAGCCGGAGGTGCATGCCGTGAAGATCGGCGTTTGTTACGCTCACCAACTGGTCGGGGAGCTGCCCTCGGAGCCGCACGACGTGGCGATGGATTGTGTGATAACGGATTGA
- a CDS encoding succinate dehydrogenase cytochrome b subunit, with protein MSCFLSNSSLGKKLVMSVTGAFLVLFILFHMSMNITAIISPEAYNTICALLGANWYALAGTAVLALGVLIHFIYAVVLTLNNYKARGSQRYAVTVQEPGVAWASKNMLALGFVILGGLLIHLINFWSKMQLVEIMGGHVNSLGYSPADGAALIAYTFSKWYYVVIYLVWFFALWFHLTHGVWSMFQTVGWANDTWYPRLKCIANIVATIVFLGFAAVVLVYFFCPCIAGAC; from the coding sequence ATGAGCTGTTTTCTATCTAATTCCTCGCTCGGCAAGAAGCTGGTCATGAGCGTTACGGGGGCGTTCCTCGTGCTCTTCATCCTCTTCCACATGTCGATGAACATCACGGCGATCATCTCGCCCGAGGCGTACAACACGATCTGCGCGTTACTCGGCGCCAACTGGTACGCGCTGGCCGGTACGGCCGTGCTGGCGCTGGGCGTCCTGATCCACTTCATCTACGCCGTCGTCCTCACGCTGAACAACTACAAGGCGCGCGGATCGCAGCGCTACGCCGTGACGGTGCAGGAGCCGGGCGTGGCATGGGCCTCGAAGAACATGCTCGCACTGGGCTTCGTCATCCTGGGCGGCCTGCTGATCCACCTCATCAACTTCTGGTCGAAGATGCAGCTCGTGGAGATCATGGGCGGACACGTCAACTCGCTGGGATACAGCCCCGCCGACGGCGCCGCGCTGATCGCCTACACCTTCTCGAAATGGTATTACGTGGTGATCTACCTCGTGTGGTTCTTCGCGCTGTGGTTCCACCTCACGCACGGCGTATGGTCGATGTTCCAGACCGTGGGCTGGGCCAACGACACGTGGTATCCCCGTTTGAAGTGCATCGCCAACATCGTGGCCACGATCGTATTCCTCGGGTTCGCCGCCGTGGTGCTCGTCTACTTCTTCTGCCCCTGCATCGCAGGCGCATGCTAA